The genomic interval cccaccagcGCTATGTTGTTTCTAACAGCACACAgcacttcctccctctctgtagGCAAACAACACAGGAAAGACTAAGTGAAACGTACAAACCAGAGTGATTTAAACAAAGTTTGTcttatttaataagaaaattgcttctttaaaaaaatagtgtcttTACACTCTGAGGTGTATACAGTTAATGACAGCTAAGAACACACTCGCAACAGGTCCTCCTGTGATGAAACCCAACATGATGCaggtctcacgaccctgaggtggCAGTGCCGCAGTGTGGCTCTCCTATGGTGGCAAGGACGGCCCGCCGTGGCGGCTCCTTGCACCTGTGGGCTACCCCAAGGCACTCTTAAGGCAGCCTCCACCTCAGTCACTGTCTTCTGGAGGGCTGGGCACCTGCAGAACAAGAGCAGAGTTGTCGGGGTGCTGTCTGTGGGGAAGGTCAGCATCAGGGCCTGCCCCCAGCCTGCCCTATCATTGGGGACAAGTGGAAGCCCTGGGTCTCAGCCCGACTCCTGGTCTCTAAGCTTACAGTTCAAGAACCCAGTCTGctcagggagaggcagggctggggccaaGGGGGTCTTCATCAGGCTCCACGGGATCCCCACAAGATACAGTGCCCCCAGGGCAGAGAAAGCAGGGCTACTCCAAACTGCACAATTGCAGGCCCTCCCTTATCTACAGACAGCAGGCAGTGGAAGCCTGGCCCAGCAGGAGTCAAGCAGGGGGCAAGTCTGGCCCCCTGCTCCAATGTGTACACATGTTCCATCTGGCCTCACACTGTTTGGGAGAACTGGTCACCATCAACACAGAAAGAGTGGAAGATTTAACATGTGATTCtagaatgcctgtttctcttggAAAAACTTAAGCTCTCCCAACGTGGTACTCCCCACAACGTGCCAGCCTGGTGGCAGTGAGACAGACCAGGAGCACTTCTGCTTGCCATGTCCAATCCCCATCACTTGATACCCCTGCCACTTGTCATCTCACCTGCACACCTGCTTTTCCACACCTTGCCTACCTTACCTGCATGCTTAAGTTTACAAGCCCAGGTGTGGAGGAAGAACAGTGCCTTTCTGAGTGTGCAGACGACGAGAAGCACTCTCCCAGCACTCCAGGTAAGCATCATCCTTGGAGAGTGGCTGGGCCCCCCAAAGCACACAGCTCAGGGACATCTCCCGCCCCAGGGAAAGAACTCAAGCCATAGATGATGCTTAGCTCCAGGGCCCCAGATGCCCTCCTCCTAAAACACAACCCACAGGGATGAGCCGCTCTAGAGCCGTGACCCTAGCAGGGTCAAGTACATTGACCCCAGGACGAAGGGCCAGACAACAGCCCACCCGAAGCAGGTGGTAAGCATCTTGTGTGCCTCTCTCTAGGAACCCCAAGTCTCAGAACAAGTATGACAACAGTGATGTGCTGAGGACCCAGCCATGCCAGCCCCAGAAGCACTTGACCTGACACCTCCATCCCACAAACAGAAAGGCAGACCACAGAGCACAGCCTCTGTCCAAGGTCACTAAACAGTGGGGAACAAACACAAGCAGCATTTTGGGGTCACCGGCCACCCAGTCCAGTGCCCTAGCCCTGCTTATCCgctgctgtgtgaccctgaggaCCTGACACACCACTCTGTGCTTGAGCTTGCTTATCTGCATAACAGACACAACACCAGTGCACAGCAGGTTAGAAGCTTGGCCGAGCTCCCAAGAGGGAGGGCCTGTAGCAGCCCCCGAACCCTGGCCTCCAGCCCCATAGCCACAGCCCCCACCTTGGTGCCTGCGCCCACTGCCATGTGGGCAGTGGCATTGAAGTCATGCACGGGCAGGGTGCTCAGCCACTGGGCCATGGACCTTTCGTGGCGCTCAGTGCTGATGATGGTGGGGTAGATGTGCTGCTCCTTGAATGCTGTGACCCCCGCCTCCTCCCGTGTCCAGTCCAGTGGCTCGTGCAGCCCATCGTTGCCGAAGCGCTGGTTATACTTCTCAAAGTGCACGCGCTCCAGGACCAGGCCAAGCCCTGGCGCCTTGGGCACATCCACCTTCGCATCCCCCCAGCTGCGCTCCAGCACACTCTCGGGGGCATAGCCCTTGACAATGGCCACTAGCAGGCCAACCATCTTCCTGATCTGGTGCGTCATGAAGCTCTGTCCCTTGACCTTGATTACCGCGAACTCCATGCCCTCCCGTACAAAAGGCTCCTCGCAGAACATATCCAGGATGTACCGCCGAGCGCTGGCCTCCTGGGGCCCCTTCTGCGACGTAAAGTTGTGGAAGTTGTGTGTGCCCTTATAGCAAGCGAGGAGCCCATTCACGCGCTGCAGTGTCTCGGCACTCAGCCGATAGCTCTCATCCTGCACATCGTGGTCCTTGTGGGCGAAGGCAAATGTGGGCAGCATGTAGAAGTAGGTCCTGGCATCACATTTGTTCTTGGAGTTGAAGCCGCCTGTGACCCTCTTCAGTCCTTGAGGGGAGAGGAGGCAAGTGAGGACACTTCCCTGCCAATGAGCAAATGAGCACCTGGACAGACAGCTTCTAGGCACTGAACCCACGCGTACCTGATGCTCAACTGCAGTTATGCAAACTGACTCAATGGAAACACCAGGGGTGTTAAAACCCTAGGGTTTGCTGAGGTGCAGGCAGGTGCATGCTTGCCCTCTGCCACTGTCCACAGAATACATTGCAGACCTGAAACCATGCCCTACAAGTTGTTCTATGGGAGGCTACAGGCAGCAGCACATctaacagcaaaaaacaaaacaaaacaaaacaaaaaaaactagagccaactgagaaagagaaaaacgtTCAAACGCGTTCTAGACCATTGGCAGGATGAAGCAGAAGGCAGTCCCCGAAACACAGGAAGGCAGGTCTGCGGGATGTGAGGCCCCACACTCGGAGAGCTGACAGACCCAGCAGACACACAACACACAAACTCTTCAAGGAAAGGATGAAGACAGAATGAAGTGCGTGCTGTGCGAAGGTCTCCAGTTGTGAGCAGCACAGAATTGTACATGTGCAGACAGAGAATTTCCCTGAGGACAAAGTACTGGGGAGGACCAGgcagccccctgccctcctctgcctgAACAGTGCTTGGGCCTTCAGGGTCAGTCTGGGCCCACACCTCACAAGTAGCCAGGCGCCTCCAGccagcctggccctggggctCCTGCCCTCCTTGCTCTCGCTCTACTGTCCTATTTGATTTGAaggtaattttaagttttcttttttgcctggcattaaaaattcactttcggggatgcctgggtggctcagtggttgggtgcctgcctctggctcaggtcatgatcccaggatctggaatcgagtcctgcattgggctccctatgaggagccctctgcctatgtctctgcttctctctctctctcaatctgtctctcacgaataaataaatcttaaaaaaaaaaaattcactttgtcCACACGGAGCATCACCAGGGCGCATTGTGCAGGCAGTTGTCTGCCGGGATCAGGGTCCAGGCTGCCCGACggccaggccccagggccacACTGAGGGAAACTGCCTGCCCCGCACGTCACACTGCAGTGGGAGCGCCGACTATTGTAACTGTACAGGATTCGGAGCTGTTTCAGCAAAACTGGGGCTGATCTAGGGACTACACTAAAGAGCTTCCCGTGCAAACGCTGGTTCTACGTGAGGGGAGTCTCGGGAGGGGACCCTCCCCAGAGGCAGAGAAGGACcacagcaaagcaaacaaaaaccacgCTACGTTGAAACACAGACATTCAGTAGTAGGCAAAGTAATCAATAAGCGTTACCACCTTCGTAGAAAGAACCCCCTTACTTGCACCAAACACCTGAGGCAGCTTTGTCCATGATGGCACGGAAGCCTAGCACCCCTGGTAGGCACACGGAGAAACAATGTGTGGCACGCCCGCATGACAGGGCCCATGCACACCCGGctctgtgaaagaagccagacgtACAATCTGATTTCTGTTCACATAAAACGCTTCGGGCTCAAACTAATCCGCAGCAGAATGCAGTGGCAGCCAGTGAGGAGGGGTAGTAGGTAGAGGGGTTCGCAGCCCTACCCTGGATGGTTCCACAGGTGTGTGCACGCATCTAAACCCTACGCTTAAATACAGCCTGCAGTATATATCaattaaatttccatttaaagTTTTCTCAAGTGGCTGCCTAAAAAAACCACACTGCATGGGTTAGTAGCACAAGTGGCCATATGATACATGCCCATCAGCACCAGGGCCAAGGGGACTAATGCAGGGGTGCTGCTGTCGTCTTCAGACACTTTGAGAAGTGGGGTGAGTGGTTATTAGAGAAGAACGTTGTTTTTttctagattgattttttttttatttatttatgatagtcacagagagagagagaggcagagccataggcagagggagaagcaggctccatgcatgggagcccgacgtgggactcgatcccgggtctccaggatcgcgccctgggccaaaggcaggcgctaaaccgctgcgccacccagggatcccgagaaggaCGTTCTAACAGAGACAGCCACCGTGGCTGCCTAACAGCCCGTGCGTGAAGAGGCAGATGGGCGTGGAGCCAAGACAAGGTCAGGTGGCCACATGGCCTGGCCCACTACAGAGGATCTACCAATTCCTGCTTTAACCCTCAAAGCAAACacaaaaaccacagtgaggtacaGCTAACAAGGCAACCAAGGTGATAATTAGATGGAATTAGGAAAAACATTCATTAATCCAAAAGAAAACGGAAAAAGGAGAACAcagaacagaaaagacaaaaagaaaccaaTGGTGAGCTCTACACCAACCAACCAAGCCAAAAGCACAGAAACACTAATGGCCCGGACACGCCACtcaaaagcagaaaatcaacTGGACAGGACTGTCTCAACAAAGACCTAAAACTCCCATTTAACAGGCTGCTTTTAAGAGGTTAATTATCACCCCAATTTTAACTTTACCAAACCTGGATGTTCATGTCCAGTGTTTAGCTGAAACAAGGTGCTGCCACAAAGGGAGGTCCCAAGTGTCTATCCAGCTCATCCCTTTGGGTACTAACCACCACTTCTACCAACCACTAGGCAATCGCCCCAGTGTCCTAATTCTGCACCAGAGCAGTCTGAGGTTTCACGTTCCTGCAGGCCCAGCCACCATGCAGCACTCGGCCTTGCAACGCTTACCCAGTATCCGAATGTGAGGTGGAAGGTGGCTGTTGatcttttctaaaatgtcatcaATCAGCCACACCTTCAAGGACACGACCTGGCCGGCCGCAGACACACCCTGCAAAGGAAGCAGAAGGGTCAGGCACACCCCTCCATGAGGTGGTTTCCTTAAGGACCATGCCAACGCTGCATCATTTCCTGCACAAGTTCTGGGTTTAGGAGCCCATCTGAGGGGCTGGCGATACATGAGGACGGTGCTCCGCACACCAAGGGGCCAGGCAGAGCACAATTGCTAAGGATCACTGGTGGCTGCAGAGCCCAATGGAACACAGCACACCAGGCAGGTGGGAAATAAAGGCCCCCTCATACGTGCTCCACACCACATAGGGAAAAAGAGCACGCAATTTTAGTCAGGAAACCACCGGCCAAGCAAGGAAGAGCGGTTGTCCAGCCTCAACCATGGCTTTGCTGTCCCCACTCCAGGTGCCCATGGTCACCCGTGCTGCTGACACTCCAGCACAAGCCCATGCCATCTGCACCCCCCATCTGATCACATGGGCACATCTCATCTCCTCCCCTCGTTGAGGGGGCAGTGGATACAGCCCAGAAAGCCTTTGAGAGATCCCCCACTCACACAACTTCCAGGCCAGCACATGGCTGTAATGTCCTGGTTTGCCCCAAGCTACTGCTGCTGTCTCTCCCTGGGCCGCGTTTATGAGCACCATATCATGGGTGTTCAGCACCACTGACAGTGCAGGCATCCACCAGGGATCTGGAATGTGTCCCCCACAAACCAGGGGGCGACCACTGTGCCATCTaagtctctccctcctccttgctcTCTAAAAAACAATTGGAGAGAttgaggaaaagaacaaaaaatgaacAATGAAGATGCTACCCAGACTAAGTCCACTGCCCCCAGGTCCACATTCTCTCATACAGAGCATCTGGCCACACACAGCCACAGAGGGCATCAGACAGCCACTCCATGAGTGGGAAATACACAATGGATTTCAAacatttagataaaaaaaaaaacaaaaacaaaaacaaaaaaacgaacgAAAAAGGGCACCTGCCTGGCCCTGCCAGTgaaatgtgcaactcttgatgtgagttgtgaatttgagccccaagctgggtgtagaggttactttaaaaaacaaaatcttggggtgcctgggtggctcagcaattgagtgtctgccctgagctcaggtcatgatccagggttctgggatcgagtcccacattgggctccctgctcagcagggagtctgcttctccctctctccctctgctcctctctctcaaataaataaa from Canis aureus isolate CA01 chromosome 27, VMU_Caureus_v.1.0, whole genome shotgun sequence carries:
- the PUS1 gene encoding pseudouridylate synthase 1 homolog isoform X1; this translates as MAAPSLRAAAGALRRVCGSWSPRPGRHLLCSAPMAGDVRAAALVSAALEQDRKARSGWRGGARAWEDPEQQAKKRRSGPDGEPDGEPHRKPPKRKIVLLMAYSGKGYHGMQRNVGSSQFKTIEDDLVSALVQSGCIPENHGEDMRKMSFQRCARTDKGVSAAGQVVSLKVWLIDDILEKINSHLPPHIRILGLKRVTGGFNSKNKCDARTYFYMLPTFAFAHKDHDVQDESYRLSAETLQRVNGLLACYKGTHNFHNFTSQKGPQEASARRYILDMFCEEPFVREGMEFAVIKVKGQSFMTHQIRKMVGLLVAIVKGYAPESVLERSWGDAKVDVPKAPGLGLVLERVHFEKYNQRFGNDGLHEPLDWTREEAGVTAFKEQHIYPTIISTERHERSMAQWLSTLPVHDFNATAHMAVGAGTKVPSPPEDSD
- the PUS1 gene encoding pseudouridylate synthase 1 homolog isoform X2 — its product is MAGDVRAAALVSAALEQDRKARSGWRGGARAWEDPEQQAKKRRSGPDGEPDGEPHRKPPKRKIVLLMAYSGKGYHGMQRNVGSSQFKTIEDDLVSALVQSGCIPENHGEDMRKMSFQRCARTDKGVSAAGQVVSLKVWLIDDILEKINSHLPPHIRILGLKRVTGGFNSKNKCDARTYFYMLPTFAFAHKDHDVQDESYRLSAETLQRVNGLLACYKGTHNFHNFTSQKGPQEASARRYILDMFCEEPFVREGMEFAVIKVKGQSFMTHQIRKMVGLLVAIVKGYAPESVLERSWGDAKVDVPKAPGLGLVLERVHFEKYNQRFGNDGLHEPLDWTREEAGVTAFKEQHIYPTIISTERHERSMAQWLSTLPVHDFNATAHMAVGAGTKVPSPPEDSD